In Scatophagus argus isolate fScaArg1 chromosome 3, fScaArg1.pri, whole genome shotgun sequence, one genomic interval encodes:
- the fancd2 gene encoding Fanconi anemia group D2 protein isoform X3 has protein sequence MMRKKRRSSVDKGEGAATTTKAKKSRSAGRQSKEPAPEETNQSVFGVFLREAGVTLKQDGTSIEIAVDQVVFQKRIQRQLHKSPRYPVIVQEFITGLESYIEDTERFRNCLLPCVPRLSDQDSGCVSSFQESLLRMLLGIEMLQTLVINTLLEKLPEFMLDGTGDGGLSIPRIIINQLKWLDRVVDSKELATKLMELVSAAPVEVQRDIITSLPEILEDSQHNDIARELNSLLQENTQLTVPILDALSSLNLASSLLTEVREAVMATLAAVQLEDLPVVVKFILHSVSASDAYEVVCNLRKKLELEQCVLPPVLQASQSRSQSKGSVARSASTPAAGGSQDIITLMLDGIKSAVRFQKTISEAWLKAIESVDEAEDHKVIDLLMLLILHFTNANQSRRGAERVLKAKVRTGLIQELLLQKTFRDYAQVMRGYFSSILALAQSLLRSPDPCVVPLGGHMYRHSFTSFDSYCQQEVVGSLVTHVCSGVGGEVDTALELLCGLVTEKPSEMALYAVFVKGILDYMDNLTPQQIRRLFHLLSKLAFGQQQQGAHIQDDMHIVIRKQLSSTVPKYKRIGIIGAVMIVGSLGASRVKAKDSQNGSLPLEAFRQVTALLELVKSSSESSPEASALYYDELANLILSSTLDPQVQEMIAKRVLSDFEDDFVMDLGQEVSGTFPFPACMMYNLYEEEEDQRGIAVNLLPLLAKDIQSKGEQQSEATKAHKRVSPLCLSPFFRLLRLCEEKQHHGDLEGIDGLLGCPLILTDMEIVEKMESLSKAEREFLCTLLFYTINWFREVINAFCRQKEIEMKMKVMTRLQNITYLQTLLERALAETPGYVPPVANFDGESTDGLILSSTAPVNKAKKDGTRKKRKASGKNSTGSSSQLEESTLADKTQQEQPEKEKEKEIRQGVSLVSYRPYFRELDMEVLSVLQCGLLSCSLLDSELHTEVREEVLLGPAELVFLLEDMLRKLEFSLTATPAKRAPFLKVRTDKSVGFSHLQQRSSKDIASFCVQLLPALCTHMENCHNHFQTLLSENKGVVDGPATDVQEHQMMSSGYQLLLQVLNTTFSWSGFSQPGQRSLLKKALGVLAGRLKDGGPDLTLEQLVKHSFEYLRNFRSTMPSLSTALCLSQLLSSVSEKGGNPAAYRELIASLAKHFLSQDWVTASGERERGNKFNEALHTLLSIYLEHVDDVLKAVEEIAGEGIRELLNTSKDERSASWPTLNRQTFLVFYKVLMAELDKAAKKIPACKISDSTEVQSEKLLTWNLAVRDFHILVNLVKVFDSRPVLNVCLKYGRLFLESFLKLGMPLLDSSFKRHKADVQSLLKTFQLSTRQLHHMCGHSKIHQDTSLTNHVPALKKSLELFVYRVKAMLMLNNCQEAFWMGNLKNRNLKGEEIISQRSQESAEEDDDQEEEERSPLLQEESDDEAKETDSEESKRVNIGEDEDQDDITDDSD, from the exons ATGATGCGCAAAAAGCGACGCTCCTCTGTGGATAAAGGAGAGGGGGCTGCTACGACCACCA aGGCAAAGAAGAGTCGCAGCGCTGGTCGCCAGTCAAAGGAACCTGCTCCAGAGGAGACAAATCAAAGTGTGTTTGGTGTCTTTCTTCGAGAGGCAGGTGTGACCTTGAAACAAGATGGCACCTCCATTGAAATTG CTGTTGACCAAGTAGTTTTTCAAAAAAGGATACAGCGACAACTACACAAGAGTCCCAGGTACCCTGTG ATTGTACAGGAATTTATCACTGGACTGGAGTCTTATATTGAGGACACTGAGCGGTTTAGGAACTGCCTGCTTCCATGTGTGCCGCGATTGTCAGATCAAGACTCGGG TTGTGTCAGCTCATTTCAGGAAAGTCTGCTACGCATGTTGTTGGGGATTGAGATGCTGCAG ACTTTGGTTATTAACACCTTGCTCGAGAAACTTCCCGAATTCATGCTTGATGG cACTGGAGATGGAGGGCTCAGTATTCCTCGTATAATTATTAACCAGCTTAAATGGCTAGACAGAGTTGTGGACAGTAAG GAGTTGGCGACGAAGCTCATGGAGCTTGTGTCAGCAGCACCAGTGGAGGTTCAGCGTGACATCATCACCAGTCTGCCAGAGATACTGGAGGACTCCCAGCACAATGACATAGCCAGAGAGCTCAA ctctttacTCCAGGAGAACACTCAGTTGACTGTCCCCATCCTGGATGCCCTCTCTAGCCTGAACCTCGCTTCCTCATTACTGACAGAG GTTCGTGAAGCTGTTATGGCCACTTTGGCTGCTGTGCAACTGGAAGACCTGCCTGTGGTGGTCAAGTTCATCCTGCATTCTGTCTCAGCCTCTGATGCTTATGAG GTGGTGTGTAATCTTCGTAAAAAGCTGGAGTTGGAGCAGTGTGTCCTCCCTCCTGTGCTGCAGGCCTCCCAGAGCCGCAGTCAGAGCAAAGGATCAGTAGC CAGGTCAGCTTCCACACCGGCAGCTGGCGGCAGCCAGGACATCATTACATTGATGCTGGATGGCATCAAGTCAGCAGTTCGGTTCCAGAAAACAATATCTGAGGCTTGGCTCAAG gcAATTGAGTCTGTAGACGAAGCGGAGGACCATAAG GTGATAGATCTACTGATGCTGCTCATCCTCCACTTCACCAATGCCAACCAGAGCCGGCGGGGTGCAGAGAGGGTGCTGAAGGCGAAAGTGAGGACTGGACTCATTCAGGAGCTTCTGCTTCAGAAGACCTTTAGGGACTACGCTCAG GTCATGCGGGGGTATTTCTCCTCCATCCTGGCTCTGGCTCAGAGTTTGCTGCGGTCCCCTGACCCCTGTGTGGTGCCTTTGGGTGGACACATGTACCGACACTCATTCACTTCCTTTGACTCTTACTGCCAACAG GAAGTGGTGGGCTCTTTAGTGACCCACGTGTGCAGCGGTGTGGGTGGGGAGGTGGACACGGCTCTGGAGCTGCTCTGTGGCTTGGTTACGGAAAAACCCTCAGAAATGGCTCTGTATGCTGTTTTTGTCAAG GGAATCCTGGACTACATGGACAACCTCACACCCCAGCAGATCCGCAGGCTCTTCCACCTTCTCAGCAAACTGGCCTTTgggcaacagcagcagggagctCACATCCAG GATGACATGCACATAGTGATCCGCAAACAGCTCTCCAGCACTGTGCCCAAGTACAAGCGTATCGGCATCATTGGTGCTGTCATGATTGTAGGCAGCTTGGGGGCCTCCAG GGTTAAAGCGAAGGACTCACAGAATGGGTCGTTACCCCTTGAGGCTTTCAGACAG GTGACAGCCCTGCTGGAGCTGGTGAAGTCAAGCAGTGAAAGCTCACCGGAGGCTTCAGCTCTCTACTATGATGAACTGGCCAACCTGATCTTGAGCTCTACCCTGGACCCACAGGTGCAG GAAATGATCGCAAAGAGAGTCCTGAGTGACTTTGAGGATGACTTTGTAATGGATCTAGGCCAGGAAGTATCTGG CACCTTTCCCTTTCCGGCCTGTATGATGTACAACCTgtatgaagaggaggaggatcagaGAGGCATTGCCGTCAACCTGCTTCCTCTACTGGCCAAAGACATCCAGAGCaaaggagagcagcagagtgaagcCACAAAGGCACACAA GCGagtctcccctctctgtctgtctccattttTTCGCCTCCTGAGACTCTGTGAGGAGAAACAGCACCATGGAGATCTGGAGGGGATCGACGGCCTGCTGG GCTGCCCTCTGATCCTAACAGACATGGAAATAGTGGAGAAAATGGAGAGCCTGTCAAAAGCTGAGAGGGAGTTTCTCTGCACTTTGCTGTTTTACACTATCAACTGGTTCAGAGAG GTCATAAATGCATTCTGTCGACAAAAAGAAAttgagatgaagatgaaagtgatgaCTCGTCTGCAGAACATCACCTACCTTCAGACACTGTTGGAGAGGGCTTTGGCAG AAACACCTGGCTATGTTCCACCTGTCGCCAACTTTGATGGAGAAAGCACAGACGGGCTTATACTTAGTTCTACTGCTCCTGTGAATAAGGCAAAGAAAG ATGGCacgaggaagaagaggaaggccTCCGGTAAGAATTCCACAGGGAGCAGCTCTCAGCTTGAGGAGTCGACTCTCGCAGACAAAACCCAGCAG GAGCAaccagagaaggagaaagaaaaggagatcCGGCAGGGTGTCAGTCTGGTGTCCTACAGGCCATATTTTAGAGAGCTGGACATGGAGGTGCtcagtgtgctgcagtgtgGCTTGCTGTCCTGCTCACTGCTGGACTCTGAGCTCCACACCGAG GTGCGAGAGGAGGTTCTGTTGGGTCCTGCTGAGCTGGTTTTCCTGCTGGAGGATATGCTTCGCAAACTGGAGTTCAGTCTTACAGCTACCCCTGCCAAGAGGGCTCCTTTCCTCAAG gtAAGGACTGATAAGAGCGTAGGCTTCTCCCATCTACAGCAGAGGAGCTCCAAGGATATTGCCTCTTTCTGCGTCCAGCTGCTGCCTGccctctgcacacacatggaGAACTGCCACAACCATTTTCAg acaTTGCTTTCTGAGAACAAAGGCGTCGTGGACGGACCTGCCACAGATGTTCAGGAGCAccagatgatgtcatcaggcTACCAGCTGCTCCTGCAGGTCCTGAACACCACCTTCAGCTG GTCTGGATTCAGCCAGCCAGGACAGCGGAGCTTACTGAAGAAGGCTCTGGGAGTTTTGGCTGGACGACTAAAAGACGGAGGCCCTGATTTGACCCTGGAGCAGCTTGTAAA ACACAGCTTTGAGTACCTGAGGAACTTCCGCAGCACGATGCCAAGTCTCAGCACAGCGCTGTGTCTCTCCCAGCTTCTGTCCAGCGTGTCAGAGAAAGGAGGGAATCCTGCTGCCTACAGAGAGCTGATTG cTTCCTTGGCGAAACATTTCCTGAGCCAAGACTGGGTGACAGCCAGTGGAGAGAGGGAACGAGGCAACAAATTCAACGAAGCACTTCACACTCTCCTGAG catctACCTGGAAcatgttgatgatgttttgAAGGCAGTGGAGGAAATAGCTGGAGAAGGAATCCGTGAGCTCCTCAATACATCAAAAGATGAGCGATCTGCATCGTGGCCCACTCTCAACAG gcagACATTCCTGGTGTTCTACAAAGTACTGATGGCAGAGCTGGACAAGGCTGCCAAGAAAATTCCTGCTTGCAAAATCAGCGACAGTACTGAG GTTCAGAGTGAGAAGCTGCTGACATGGAACCTGGCTGTCAGGGATTTTCACATCCTGGTCAACCTAGTTAAG GTGTTTGACTCTAGGCCAGTGCTCAACGTGTGCCTAAAG TACGGCCGACTGTTCCTGGAGTCTTTCCTGAAGTTGGGGATGCCACTACTGGACAGCAGTTTCAAAAGACACAAG GCGGATGTCCAGAGCCTGCTGAAAACCTTCCAACTCAGCACCCGGCAGCTGCATCACATGTGTGGACACTCTAAG ATTCACCAGGATACAAGCCTGACCAACCATGTACCAGCCTTAAAGAAGAGCCTGGAGCTGTTTGTTTACAGAGTGAAGGCCATGCTGATGCTCAACAACTGTCAGGAGGCATTTTGGATGGGAAACCTGAAGAATCGCAACCTGAAG GGTGAAGAGATCATTTCTCAGAGGTCACAAGAAAGTGCggaggaagatgatgatcaggaggaggaagaacgTTCACCGCTGCTTCAGGAAGAGTCGGACGATGAG GCCAAGGAGACTGACTCAGAGGAAAGCAAGAGGGTCAACATAGGAGAAGATGAGGATCAAGATGATATCACGGATGACTCTGACTAA
- the fancd2 gene encoding Fanconi anemia group D2 protein isoform X4, whose translation MMRKKRRSSVDKGEGAATTTKAKKSRSAGRQSKEPAPEETNQSVFGVFLREAGVTLKQDGTSIEIAVDQVVFQKRIQRQLHKSPRYPVIVQEFITGLESYIEDTERFRNCLLPCVPRLSDQDSGCVSSFQESLLRMLLGIEMLQTLVINTLLEKLPEFMLDGTGDGGLSIPRIIINQLKWLDRVVDSKELATKLMELVSAAPVEVQRDIITSLPEILEDSQHNDIARELNSLLQENTQLTVPILDALSSLNLASSLLTEVREAVMATLAAVQLEDLPVVVKFILHSVSASDAYEVVCNLRKKLELEQCVLPPVLQASQSRSQSKGSVASASTPAAGGSQDIITLMLDGIKSAVRFQKTISEAWLKAIESVDEAEDHKVIDLLMLLILHFTNANQSRRGAERVLKAKVRTGLIQELLLQKTFRDYAQVMRGYFSSILALAQSLLRSPDPCVVPLGGHMYRHSFTSFDSYCQQEVVGSLVTHVCSGVGGEVDTALELLCGLVTEKPSEMALYAVFVKGILDYMDNLTPQQIRRLFHLLSKLAFGQQQQGAHIQDDMHIVIRKQLSSTVPKYKRIGIIGAVMIVGSLGASRVKAKDSQNGSLPLEAFRQVTALLELVKSSSESSPEASALYYDELANLILSSTLDPQVQEMIAKRVLSDFEDDFVMDLGQEVSGTFPFPACMMYNLYEEEEDQRGIAVNLLPLLAKDIQSKGEQQSEATKAHKRVSPLCLSPFFRLLRLCEEKQHHGDLEGIDGLLGCPLILTDMEIVEKMESLSKAEREFLCTLLFYTINWFREVINAFCRQKEIEMKMKVMTRLQNITYLQTLLERALAETPGYVPPVANFDGESTDGLILSSTAPVNKAKKDGTRKKRKASGKNSTGSSSQLEESTLADKTQQEQPEKEKEKEIRQGVSLVSYRPYFRELDMEVLSVLQCGLLSCSLLDSELHTEVREEVLLGPAELVFLLEDMLRKLEFSLTATPAKRAPFLKVRTDKSVGFSHLQQRSSKDIASFCVQLLPALCTHMENCHNHFQTLLSENKGVVDGPATDVQEHQMMSSGYQLLLQVLNTTFSWSGFSQPGQRSLLKKALGVLAGRLKDGGPDLTLEQLVKHSFEYLRNFRSTMPSLSTALCLSQLLSSVSEKGGNPAAYRELIASLAKHFLSQDWVTASGERERGNKFNEALHTLLSIYLEHVDDVLKAVEEIAGEGIRELLNTSKDERSASWPTLNRQTFLVFYKVLMAELDKAAKKIPACKISDSTEVQSEKLLTWNLAVRDFHILVNLVKVFDSRPVLNVCLKYGRLFLESFLKLGMPLLDSSFKRHKADVQSLLKTFQLSTRQLHHMCGHSKIHQDTSLTNHVPALKKSLELFVYRVKAMLMLNNCQEAFWMGNLKNRNLKGEEIISQRSQESAEEDDDQEEEERSPLLQEESDDEAKETDSEESKRVNIGEDEDQDDITDDSD comes from the exons ATGATGCGCAAAAAGCGACGCTCCTCTGTGGATAAAGGAGAGGGGGCTGCTACGACCACCA aGGCAAAGAAGAGTCGCAGCGCTGGTCGCCAGTCAAAGGAACCTGCTCCAGAGGAGACAAATCAAAGTGTGTTTGGTGTCTTTCTTCGAGAGGCAGGTGTGACCTTGAAACAAGATGGCACCTCCATTGAAATTG CTGTTGACCAAGTAGTTTTTCAAAAAAGGATACAGCGACAACTACACAAGAGTCCCAGGTACCCTGTG ATTGTACAGGAATTTATCACTGGACTGGAGTCTTATATTGAGGACACTGAGCGGTTTAGGAACTGCCTGCTTCCATGTGTGCCGCGATTGTCAGATCAAGACTCGGG TTGTGTCAGCTCATTTCAGGAAAGTCTGCTACGCATGTTGTTGGGGATTGAGATGCTGCAG ACTTTGGTTATTAACACCTTGCTCGAGAAACTTCCCGAATTCATGCTTGATGG cACTGGAGATGGAGGGCTCAGTATTCCTCGTATAATTATTAACCAGCTTAAATGGCTAGACAGAGTTGTGGACAGTAAG GAGTTGGCGACGAAGCTCATGGAGCTTGTGTCAGCAGCACCAGTGGAGGTTCAGCGTGACATCATCACCAGTCTGCCAGAGATACTGGAGGACTCCCAGCACAATGACATAGCCAGAGAGCTCAA ctctttacTCCAGGAGAACACTCAGTTGACTGTCCCCATCCTGGATGCCCTCTCTAGCCTGAACCTCGCTTCCTCATTACTGACAGAG GTTCGTGAAGCTGTTATGGCCACTTTGGCTGCTGTGCAACTGGAAGACCTGCCTGTGGTGGTCAAGTTCATCCTGCATTCTGTCTCAGCCTCTGATGCTTATGAG GTGGTGTGTAATCTTCGTAAAAAGCTGGAGTTGGAGCAGTGTGTCCTCCCTCCTGTGCTGCAGGCCTCCCAGAGCCGCAGTCAGAGCAAAGGATCAGTAGC GTCAGCTTCCACACCGGCAGCTGGCGGCAGCCAGGACATCATTACATTGATGCTGGATGGCATCAAGTCAGCAGTTCGGTTCCAGAAAACAATATCTGAGGCTTGGCTCAAG gcAATTGAGTCTGTAGACGAAGCGGAGGACCATAAG GTGATAGATCTACTGATGCTGCTCATCCTCCACTTCACCAATGCCAACCAGAGCCGGCGGGGTGCAGAGAGGGTGCTGAAGGCGAAAGTGAGGACTGGACTCATTCAGGAGCTTCTGCTTCAGAAGACCTTTAGGGACTACGCTCAG GTCATGCGGGGGTATTTCTCCTCCATCCTGGCTCTGGCTCAGAGTTTGCTGCGGTCCCCTGACCCCTGTGTGGTGCCTTTGGGTGGACACATGTACCGACACTCATTCACTTCCTTTGACTCTTACTGCCAACAG GAAGTGGTGGGCTCTTTAGTGACCCACGTGTGCAGCGGTGTGGGTGGGGAGGTGGACACGGCTCTGGAGCTGCTCTGTGGCTTGGTTACGGAAAAACCCTCAGAAATGGCTCTGTATGCTGTTTTTGTCAAG GGAATCCTGGACTACATGGACAACCTCACACCCCAGCAGATCCGCAGGCTCTTCCACCTTCTCAGCAAACTGGCCTTTgggcaacagcagcagggagctCACATCCAG GATGACATGCACATAGTGATCCGCAAACAGCTCTCCAGCACTGTGCCCAAGTACAAGCGTATCGGCATCATTGGTGCTGTCATGATTGTAGGCAGCTTGGGGGCCTCCAG GGTTAAAGCGAAGGACTCACAGAATGGGTCGTTACCCCTTGAGGCTTTCAGACAG GTGACAGCCCTGCTGGAGCTGGTGAAGTCAAGCAGTGAAAGCTCACCGGAGGCTTCAGCTCTCTACTATGATGAACTGGCCAACCTGATCTTGAGCTCTACCCTGGACCCACAGGTGCAG GAAATGATCGCAAAGAGAGTCCTGAGTGACTTTGAGGATGACTTTGTAATGGATCTAGGCCAGGAAGTATCTGG CACCTTTCCCTTTCCGGCCTGTATGATGTACAACCTgtatgaagaggaggaggatcagaGAGGCATTGCCGTCAACCTGCTTCCTCTACTGGCCAAAGACATCCAGAGCaaaggagagcagcagagtgaagcCACAAAGGCACACAA GCGagtctcccctctctgtctgtctccattttTTCGCCTCCTGAGACTCTGTGAGGAGAAACAGCACCATGGAGATCTGGAGGGGATCGACGGCCTGCTGG GCTGCCCTCTGATCCTAACAGACATGGAAATAGTGGAGAAAATGGAGAGCCTGTCAAAAGCTGAGAGGGAGTTTCTCTGCACTTTGCTGTTTTACACTATCAACTGGTTCAGAGAG GTCATAAATGCATTCTGTCGACAAAAAGAAAttgagatgaagatgaaagtgatgaCTCGTCTGCAGAACATCACCTACCTTCAGACACTGTTGGAGAGGGCTTTGGCAG AAACACCTGGCTATGTTCCACCTGTCGCCAACTTTGATGGAGAAAGCACAGACGGGCTTATACTTAGTTCTACTGCTCCTGTGAATAAGGCAAAGAAAG ATGGCacgaggaagaagaggaaggccTCCGGTAAGAATTCCACAGGGAGCAGCTCTCAGCTTGAGGAGTCGACTCTCGCAGACAAAACCCAGCAG GAGCAaccagagaaggagaaagaaaaggagatcCGGCAGGGTGTCAGTCTGGTGTCCTACAGGCCATATTTTAGAGAGCTGGACATGGAGGTGCtcagtgtgctgcagtgtgGCTTGCTGTCCTGCTCACTGCTGGACTCTGAGCTCCACACCGAG GTGCGAGAGGAGGTTCTGTTGGGTCCTGCTGAGCTGGTTTTCCTGCTGGAGGATATGCTTCGCAAACTGGAGTTCAGTCTTACAGCTACCCCTGCCAAGAGGGCTCCTTTCCTCAAG gtAAGGACTGATAAGAGCGTAGGCTTCTCCCATCTACAGCAGAGGAGCTCCAAGGATATTGCCTCTTTCTGCGTCCAGCTGCTGCCTGccctctgcacacacatggaGAACTGCCACAACCATTTTCAg acaTTGCTTTCTGAGAACAAAGGCGTCGTGGACGGACCTGCCACAGATGTTCAGGAGCAccagatgatgtcatcaggcTACCAGCTGCTCCTGCAGGTCCTGAACACCACCTTCAGCTG GTCTGGATTCAGCCAGCCAGGACAGCGGAGCTTACTGAAGAAGGCTCTGGGAGTTTTGGCTGGACGACTAAAAGACGGAGGCCCTGATTTGACCCTGGAGCAGCTTGTAAA ACACAGCTTTGAGTACCTGAGGAACTTCCGCAGCACGATGCCAAGTCTCAGCACAGCGCTGTGTCTCTCCCAGCTTCTGTCCAGCGTGTCAGAGAAAGGAGGGAATCCTGCTGCCTACAGAGAGCTGATTG cTTCCTTGGCGAAACATTTCCTGAGCCAAGACTGGGTGACAGCCAGTGGAGAGAGGGAACGAGGCAACAAATTCAACGAAGCACTTCACACTCTCCTGAG catctACCTGGAAcatgttgatgatgttttgAAGGCAGTGGAGGAAATAGCTGGAGAAGGAATCCGTGAGCTCCTCAATACATCAAAAGATGAGCGATCTGCATCGTGGCCCACTCTCAACAG gcagACATTCCTGGTGTTCTACAAAGTACTGATGGCAGAGCTGGACAAGGCTGCCAAGAAAATTCCTGCTTGCAAAATCAGCGACAGTACTGAG GTTCAGAGTGAGAAGCTGCTGACATGGAACCTGGCTGTCAGGGATTTTCACATCCTGGTCAACCTAGTTAAG GTGTTTGACTCTAGGCCAGTGCTCAACGTGTGCCTAAAG TACGGCCGACTGTTCCTGGAGTCTTTCCTGAAGTTGGGGATGCCACTACTGGACAGCAGTTTCAAAAGACACAAG GCGGATGTCCAGAGCCTGCTGAAAACCTTCCAACTCAGCACCCGGCAGCTGCATCACATGTGTGGACACTCTAAG ATTCACCAGGATACAAGCCTGACCAACCATGTACCAGCCTTAAAGAAGAGCCTGGAGCTGTTTGTTTACAGAGTGAAGGCCATGCTGATGCTCAACAACTGTCAGGAGGCATTTTGGATGGGAAACCTGAAGAATCGCAACCTGAAG GGTGAAGAGATCATTTCTCAGAGGTCACAAGAAAGTGCggaggaagatgatgatcaggaggaggaagaacgTTCACCGCTGCTTCAGGAAGAGTCGGACGATGAG GCCAAGGAGACTGACTCAGAGGAAAGCAAGAGGGTCAACATAGGAGAAGATGAGGATCAAGATGATATCACGGATGACTCTGACTAA